One Syntrophus gentianae DNA window includes the following coding sequences:
- a CDS encoding LptA/OstA family protein — MNFTPVDLQAAGETQPEKKNLDVGKEPIRIDADRLDAYNDKRLVVFAGNAVAVQGDKVIKSDKILLYYKKKEGEAKKGAVKDIGRAGDLERIEAKGHVIVTQGERVVTGEEAVYFQDAQKIVVTGNPVMREKKNVIRGDRIVVFVKENRGMVESSQHKRVTATVYPTEKDEGNKQRP, encoded by the coding sequence ATGAACTTTACGCCCGTGGATCTGCAGGCGGCTGGTGAAACGCAGCCGGAGAAAAAAAATCTGGACGTAGGCAAAGAACCGATCCGGATTGATGCGGATCGGCTGGATGCATACAATGATAAGCGTCTGGTTGTCTTTGCCGGAAACGCGGTCGCCGTGCAAGGGGATAAAGTTATAAAATCGGACAAGATCCTGCTTTACTACAAGAAAAAGGAAGGGGAAGCAAAGAAGGGCGCAGTAAAAGATATCGGTCGAGCTGGAGATCTTGAACGAATCGAGGCTAAGGGGCATGTGATCGTAACTCAGGGAGAGCGGGTTGTCACAGGCGAAGAAGCGGTTTATTTTCAAGATGCCCAGAAGATCGTTGTAACGGGAAATCCGGTTATGCGTGAGAAGAAGAATGTCATCCGTGGCGACCGTATTGTCGTCTTTGTTAAAGAAAATCGAGGCATGGTCGAAAGTTCCCAGCACAAGAGAGTTACAGCGACCGTATATCCCACAGAAAAAGATGAGGGGAATAAGCAACGGCCATAA
- the lptC gene encoding LPS export ABC transporter periplasmic protein LptC gives MSAGCLAVLLILAGIVYTVTEKTPRKTPLKIMDDQVDLQVMNVHYTEATEEGVTWEVHADSAQYRKKENLAVFKSPKIKLMMPNGRSFVLSGKEGYLHQDSKDMELSGDVQLASNNGDSFKTDLLKYSGSEKRCYTNSPVSFRNSRIQVDAKGMSISLKDEHLSLLSGVKAYIHK, from the coding sequence TTGTCCGCAGGATGTCTTGCCGTTCTTTTGATTCTTGCCGGGATCGTTTACACCGTGACGGAAAAAACACCGCGAAAAACTCCGTTGAAAATCATGGATGATCAGGTGGATTTGCAGGTCATGAACGTGCATTACACGGAAGCAACTGAAGAAGGAGTCACCTGGGAGGTTCATGCGGACAGTGCTCAGTATCGAAAAAAAGAAAATCTTGCGGTTTTTAAGAGTCCAAAAATCAAGTTGATGATGCCAAATGGGCGTAGCTTCGTCCTGAGTGGGAAAGAGGGTTACCTGCATCAGGATTCGAAAGACATGGAACTATCCGGCGATGTTCAACTAGCTTCCAACAATGGCGATTCTTTTAAAACGGATCTCCTGAAATACTCCGGAAGTGAAAAACGCTGTTACACCAATTCGCCTGTCAGCTTCAGAAACAGCAGAATTCAAGTTGATGCCAAAGGGATGTCGATCTCGCTGAAAGACGAACATTTGAGCCTTCTGTCCGGGGTGAAGGCCTATATCCATAAATGA
- a CDS encoding KdsC family phosphatase — translation MKDRNMDEEIKNKIKKIRILILDVDGVLTDGRIILNDAGQESKHFDVKDGHGLKMIMRYGIDVILLTGRSSSVVMHRANDLGIREVFQGILNKKEFFQQLISERGLNPEEIAYIGDDFVDVPLLKRSGFSVAVKDAVSEVKQFADFITDNPGGRGAVREVCDLILKVQDKWAEVAERYELGGYE, via the coding sequence ATGAAGGATAGAAACATGGATGAAGAGATCAAAAATAAAATTAAAAAGATCCGTATTCTGATACTGGACGTGGATGGTGTTTTAACGGACGGCCGAATCATCCTTAACGATGCCGGGCAGGAAAGTAAGCATTTTGACGTCAAGGATGGGCACGGTCTGAAAATGATCATGCGTTATGGAATTGATGTCATTCTTTTGACCGGCCGTTCCTCTTCCGTTGTTATGCATCGTGCCAACGATCTTGGCATTCGGGAGGTGTTTCAGGGAATATTGAACAAAAAAGAATTCTTCCAGCAGCTCATTTCAGAAAGAGGGTTAAATCCAGAGGAAATAGCGTACATTGGAGACGATTTTGTGGATGTTCCTCTTTTGAAAAGGAGCGGCTTTTCTGTCGCCGTGAAAGACGCTGTCAGTGAAGTAAAGCAATTTGCCGATTTCATAACGGATAATCCCGGGGGGCGAGGTGCGGTCCGTGAGGTCTGTGATCTCATCCTCAAAGTTCAGGACAAATGGGCAGAGGTTGCCGAGCGATACGAACTGGGAGGATATGAATAG
- the kdsA gene encoding 3-deoxy-8-phosphooctulonate synthase yields MRTVPIGNFVVGDEQPLVLIAGPCVIEDEEKTRSIALYLKNLTQEMDIPFIFKASYDKANRTSGEAYRGPGFERGIEILGAIKDDLKIPILSDVHRHEEIERAAEILDVVQIPAFLCRQTDLIVEVAQHAGVVNIKKGQFMAPWDVRNIIEKVLSRGNDRILITERGTSFGYNNLVVDFRSLPILRREGYPVIFDATHSVQLPGGQGTASGGQREMVPYLVRAAAAVGIDGLFLEVHPDPEKALCDGPNSLYLESLPDLLEIVKTIDDSVRKTKSTTL; encoded by the coding sequence ATGAGAACTGTTCCCATTGGCAATTTTGTTGTGGGGGATGAGCAACCTCTGGTGCTGATTGCCGGGCCCTGTGTTATTGAGGATGAAGAAAAGACGAGATCCATTGCCCTTTATCTGAAAAACCTTACACAGGAAATGGATATTCCCTTTATTTTCAAAGCCTCTTACGACAAGGCAAACCGGACCTCAGGAGAGGCCTATCGTGGTCCCGGCTTTGAACGGGGAATCGAAATCCTTGGCGCCATCAAAGACGACCTGAAAATTCCCATCCTTTCCGATGTCCATCGTCATGAGGAAATCGAAAGGGCCGCCGAGATATTGGATGTGGTTCAGATACCGGCTTTTCTCTGCCGACAGACGGATCTTATCGTTGAAGTCGCTCAGCACGCCGGCGTCGTAAATATCAAAAAGGGTCAGTTCATGGCCCCGTGGGATGTGAGGAATATTATCGAAAAGGTTCTGTCCCGGGGAAATGACCGAATTCTGATCACCGAACGAGGGACAAGCTTCGGATATAATAACCTGGTTGTGGATTTTCGTTCCCTGCCGATTCTTCGCCGTGAAGGTTATCCGGTCATTTTTGACGCGACTCATAGCGTCCAGTTGCCAGGGGGGCAGGGGACCGCTTCAGGAGGGCAAAGAGAAATGGTTCCCTATCTGGTGCGTGCCGCTGCGGCAGTCGGCATTGACGGACTTTTCCTGGAAGTGCACCCGGATCCGGAAAAGGCTTTGTGTGATGGTCCGAATTCCCTTTATCTCGAATCCCTTCCGGATCTTTTGGAAATCGTGAAAACCATCGACGACAGTGTCAGAAAAACGAAGTCAACCACCCTGTAA
- the xerD gene encoding site-specific tyrosine recombinase XerD, which produces MPVMNFELIDEYLNFLVVEKGASNNTIEAYSRDLNRYTGLIQERGIKEIHEISPDDVIYYMSELKRRGLSANSMNRSLAALRGFYKFLLREKKIEQNPVAEIELAKVWMRLPDTLSHEEMDQLLLQPGVRTDSSVRDTAMLELMYATGLRVSELISLTTNSINWQVGYLVVQGKGSKERIVPIGQVAYEKVRRYFNEVRPKYIRGTQTNVLFLNKSGQGMTRQGFWKLVRKYAIQAGLHKKVHPHTFRHSFASHLLEGGADLRSVQMMLGHADISTTQIYTHVTREHLKEIHKKYHPRV; this is translated from the coding sequence ATGCCGGTCATGAACTTTGAACTCATCGATGAATATTTGAATTTCCTCGTTGTTGAAAAAGGCGCCTCAAACAATACCATAGAAGCTTATAGTCGAGACTTGAACCGTTACACCGGTCTGATCCAGGAAAGAGGTATAAAGGAAATTCACGAAATCAGCCCGGATGATGTCATCTATTACATGTCTGAATTGAAGCGGAGAGGGTTATCCGCAAATTCCATGAACAGAAGCCTCGCGGCGCTTCGTGGTTTTTATAAATTTCTCCTGAGAGAGAAGAAAATCGAGCAGAATCCCGTCGCGGAGATCGAACTGGCCAAAGTCTGGATGCGTCTTCCAGATACCTTAAGCCATGAGGAAATGGATCAATTGCTGTTACAACCGGGAGTAAGAACGGACAGTTCCGTCCGGGATACTGCCATGCTTGAATTAATGTATGCCACAGGTCTACGCGTATCGGAACTTATCTCATTGACAACAAACAGCATCAACTGGCAAGTCGGATATCTCGTTGTTCAGGGTAAGGGCAGTAAAGAACGTATTGTTCCCATCGGCCAGGTTGCTTATGAAAAGGTCAGGCGTTACTTTAACGAAGTCAGACCGAAATACATCAGAGGGACGCAAACGAACGTGCTCTTTCTGAACAAATCCGGACAGGGAATGACCCGTCAGGGGTTCTGGAAACTGGTACGAAAATACGCAATTCAAGCAGGGCTTCACAAGAAAGTACACCCCCATACCTTCCGGCATTCCTTTGCTTCCCATCTTCTTGAAGGAGGCGCCGATCTCCGGTCGGTTCAGATGATGCTGGGACATGCGGATATTTCCACAACCCAGATTTATACGCATGTTACGCGGGAACACTTGAAAGAAATTCACAAAAAATATCATCCGCGAGTTTAG
- a CDS encoding PilZ domain-containing protein, with amino-acid sequence MEKDNSELNKRKFSRVDAYLPIAYRLVPAEEQNYIQAEIFDPIYVDCCNLPETNDQALQACLNLLNAKLDSILHLLTLRNEGFSSLPSRLINISGAGLRLTTSEKFANGDILEIKTFLSPQKNRALRLYGKVIGIEEQQEGYQTSLSFVQMDDIVRDEIVKFVFGREREILREKRRI; translated from the coding sequence ATGGAAAAAGACAACAGCGAATTGAATAAGAGAAAATTTTCGCGCGTGGATGCCTATCTACCCATTGCGTATCGGCTTGTTCCTGCGGAAGAACAGAACTATATTCAAGCGGAGATTTTCGATCCGATATACGTGGACTGCTGCAATCTTCCGGAAACAAACGATCAGGCGCTTCAGGCCTGTTTGAACCTCCTGAATGCAAAACTCGATTCGATACTCCACCTTCTTACGTTGCGCAACGAAGGCTTTTCGTCCCTACCCTCTCGATTAATCAATATCAGCGGCGCCGGTCTTCGTCTTACAACTTCCGAAAAATTCGCAAATGGCGATATCCTGGAAATAAAAACCTTTCTTTCGCCACAAAAAAACCGTGCACTTCGTCTTTACGGCAAGGTCATCGGCATTGAAGAACAGCAAGAGGGATACCAGACGTCTCTTTCCTTTGTCCAGATGGACGATATCGTCAGAGATGAAATTGTAAAATTCGTTTTCGGACGGGAAAGGGAAATTCTCCGGGAAAAGCGGAGGATATAG
- the motA gene encoding flagellar motor stator protein MotA: protein MFAIIGIAVVLSTVIGGYLLEHGNLAVLIQPAEMIIIFGAATGALLISSPSKVVKAVLKAVSQIFGGKTFEKKDYTEALLLLNGIFYKIRQQGLVSIESDVDNPKESALFNQYPAILKNTHAVDLITDTLRTVMTTTIAPHELDALIDQELEIHFEEMMQPAKSVNFVADALPGLGIVAAVLGVVLTMGKISEPPEELGKCIGAALVGTFLGVLMCYGFVGPMGKNIEHRAGENVLYLTVLKVALLAFIGGSAPKVAVEFGRRVIPAGDRPSFAEIEEALRQHKG from the coding sequence ATGTTTGCAATCATAGGAATCGCCGTTGTTCTTTCAACTGTTATCGGTGGTTATCTTCTTGAGCATGGCAATCTGGCCGTTTTGATTCAGCCGGCGGAAATGATCATTATTTTTGGAGCGGCAACAGGCGCTCTTCTGATCAGTTCCCCATCTAAAGTCGTCAAAGCAGTCCTCAAAGCTGTCTCCCAGATATTTGGAGGAAAAACATTCGAGAAGAAAGATTACACAGAGGCTTTGCTGCTGCTGAACGGCATATTTTATAAGATTCGCCAGCAGGGACTCGTCTCCATTGAATCGGATGTTGACAACCCCAAGGAAAGCGCCTTGTTTAATCAATATCCAGCTATTCTGAAAAATACACACGCCGTCGACCTCATTACCGATACCCTGAGAACGGTCATGACAACCACCATTGCCCCTCACGAACTGGACGCATTGATCGATCAAGAACTGGAAATACATTTTGAAGAAATGATGCAACCCGCAAAAAGTGTCAATTTTGTGGCAGACGCTCTTCCCGGCCTTGGCATTGTTGCCGCGGTTCTTGGTGTCGTCTTGACAATGGGGAAGATCAGCGAACCTCCGGAAGAATTGGGAAAATGCATCGGCGCCGCACTGGTGGGCACGTTTCTCGGCGTTCTTATGTGCTATGGTTTTGTTGGCCCCATGGGAAAGAATATCGAGCACCGGGCCGGCGAAAATGTACTCTACTTGACTGTTTTGAAGGTAGCCCTCCTGGCCTTTATCGGCGGGTCGGCGCCTAAAGTTGCCGTAGAATTCGGACGTCGTGTCATTCCTGCCGGCGATCGCCCATCTTTTGCGGAAATAGAAGAAGCCTTGCGGCAGCATAAGGGGTAA
- a CDS encoding flagellar motor protein MotB, giving the protein MEDQQIIIIKKVKKRHNEGHHGGSWKVAYADFVTAMMAFFLLLWLLSMVSPEKRIAVAEYFKSFSVMKESGSSFMTGSSMILDKAGGGANSVQDYKNKKSRISPKDLQQRLTSAIDLNLQAIKDQVIINIVDGGLKIQIVDKEGSLMFPLGSAEPTAKAKEILKIVSENIKDSSNRIIVEGHTDAAPFQSAQTTNWELSTSRASAARRELEKNSIDPGRIAKVIGYADQELLIPLNPMDPRNRRISIIVVQPK; this is encoded by the coding sequence ATGGAAGATCAACAGATTATCATCATCAAAAAAGTCAAGAAACGGCACAACGAAGGACATCACGGTGGCTCCTGGAAGGTCGCCTATGCTGATTTTGTCACTGCGATGATGGCGTTTTTCCTTTTACTATGGCTCCTTTCCATGGTCTCTCCGGAAAAAAGGATTGCCGTGGCTGAATATTTTAAATCCTTTTCCGTCATGAAAGAAAGCGGCTCTTCATTTATGACCGGTTCTTCAATGATTCTGGATAAGGCAGGTGGAGGCGCAAATTCCGTCCAGGATTATAAAAATAAGAAATCCAGAATTTCCCCGAAAGATCTGCAACAACGACTGACCAGTGCAATTGATTTGAATCTGCAGGCAATCAAAGACCAAGTCATCATCAATATTGTCGATGGCGGATTAAAAATACAGATTGTCGATAAAGAAGGCAGTTTGATGTTTCCCTTAGGCAGTGCGGAACCTACAGCAAAAGCGAAGGAAATCCTGAAAATTGTATCGGAAAACATCAAGGACAGTTCCAATAGGATCATTGTTGAAGGTCACACCGATGCTGCCCCCTTCCAAAGTGCCCAGACAACCAACTGGGAGCTTTCAACTTCCAGGGCATCTGCAGCGCGAAGAGAACTTGAAAAGAATTCCATTGATCCTGGGCGCATTGCCAAAGTGATCGGTTATGCCGATCAGGAATTATTAATCCCCCTGAATCCCATGGACCCCCGCAATCGAAGAATCAGCATTATCGTCGTTCAGCCGAAATAG
- a CDS encoding chemotaxis protein CheX, which translates to MDVRFINAFLDATENVLKTMAFVEPKAGKPYLKKDNMARGDISGIIGLTGDLKGSLGLSFSEACIVKIVSNMLGESMTGIDNDVKDAVGEITNMISGVARKKLESDGLNITSAIPTVVAGKSHSIVHVLGGPSIIIPFEINEGPFVVDFCLDNGPA; encoded by the coding sequence ATGGACGTTCGATTTATCAATGCCTTTTTAGATGCGACGGAGAATGTCTTAAAAACGATGGCGTTTGTGGAGCCGAAGGCAGGTAAGCCATATTTAAAAAAGGACAATATGGCAAGAGGGGATATTTCCGGAATAATCGGGTTAACCGGTGATCTCAAGGGGTCTCTGGGCTTGAGTTTCAGTGAGGCCTGCATTGTCAAGATCGTTTCCAATATGCTGGGAGAATCTATGACGGGAATCGATAATGATGTGAAAGACGCCGTCGGTGAGATTACGAATATGATTTCGGGAGTTGCCCGGAAAAAGTTAGAGTCGGACGGATTGAATATAACGTCAGCCATCCCGACTGTAGTGGCCGGTAAAAGTCACTCCATTGTTCACGTCCTGGGTGGGCCAAGCATCATCATTCCTTTTGAAATCAATGAGGGACCGTTTGTTGTGGATTTTTGCCTTGACAACGGTCCTGCCTAG
- a CDS encoding response regulator gives MDKNIKILIVDDFTTMRKVIRNLLKSVGYENIIEAEDGAIAFRTLKNNEVDFIISDWNMPNMSGLELLKAVRADNELSKTPFLMVTAEALQDNVIAAVKAGVSNYIVKPFTAEVLNSKIEKILENL, from the coding sequence ATGGATAAAAACATAAAGATATTAATCGTTGATGATTTTACGACGATGAGAAAAGTCATAAGAAATCTTTTAAAGTCAGTGGGATATGAGAATATTATTGAGGCCGAAGACGGGGCTATCGCCTTTCGAACCCTCAAAAATAATGAAGTAGACTTTATTATATCCGACTGGAACATGCCTAATATGAGCGGCCTGGAGCTGCTGAAGGCTGTTCGGGCGGATAATGAATTAAGCAAAACGCCTTTTCTGATGGTCACAGCCGAAGCGCTTCAGGACAATGTGATTGCCGCTGTAAAAGCAGGAGTGAGTAATTACATCGTAAAGCCCTTTACTGCCGAGGTTCTGAATTCGAAGATCGAAAAAATATTGGAAAATCTGTAG
- a CDS encoding chemotaxis protein CheA gives MNSILECIILDSLKEKEKALSIFEAGIALLQEIANEQKKTGQYPKDYKSYLEQISSLTGIAIETSYVEKVEESMPEEKPLEEEKPAAAASSEQFIIQDESLLRDFIAEGTEYIEEIEVNILNLENNPEDKDYINAIFRPFHSIKGVASFLNLEKIRGLSHNLESLLDKARNGELSVTPHLIDVVLAGADALKNMISKLKEALEGKNDNPLDVDLSDLEGRIKNVDQGIEQERTVQKLGEILVDEGAISKEALEEGLKKSADNPTKKLGETLIQEGSVTPKQVSQALRKQAEQASEMSTIRVDTRKLDDLIDMVGELVITQTMVQQDINNQDDGNKNLTRNIAQLFRIASSLQKISTSLRMIPIKQTFQRMARLARDVSKNVGKVVTVEMEGEDTELDRNMVDEIYNPLVHMIRNSVDHGLETAEERLQCGKPEKGLIQLKAYHRGGNFVVEISDDGRGLNKEKILKKALANHVVNNVEGLTDQEIYRMIFLPGFSTAEKVTDVSGRGVGMDVVRQAIEKLRGKIEIESTPGKGTTFIARFPLTMAIIDGMIVKVGKERFILPTTAIRQALRPTREAYNHIMGQGETINVMGQLMPLVRVYDIFNIEPENVNPWDAILIVVEGATNAKCLLVDQIIGKAEVVIKSLGDGLKDIDGISGGAIMGDGQIGLIIDPEGLFELSERC, from the coding sequence ATGAATTCAATCCTTGAATGTATCATCCTGGATTCCCTGAAAGAGAAGGAAAAAGCGCTCTCGATCTTTGAAGCGGGAATCGCACTCCTGCAGGAAATTGCGAATGAACAGAAAAAAACTGGGCAATATCCAAAGGACTACAAAAGTTATCTTGAACAGATTTCTTCTTTAACGGGAATTGCCATTGAAACGTCATATGTGGAAAAAGTTGAGGAAAGTATGCCTGAAGAAAAGCCGTTGGAAGAGGAAAAACCGGCTGCTGCGGCTTCCTCTGAACAATTCATCATTCAAGATGAATCCCTGCTGCGTGATTTCATAGCTGAAGGAACAGAATATATAGAGGAAATTGAAGTCAATATTCTAAATCTGGAAAACAATCCGGAAGATAAAGATTATATTAACGCTATTTTCCGCCCTTTTCATTCCATCAAAGGGGTAGCCAGTTTCTTGAATCTTGAGAAGATCCGAGGACTGTCACACAACTTGGAGAGCCTTCTGGACAAGGCAAGAAACGGTGAACTCAGTGTTACGCCTCACTTGATCGATGTCGTCCTGGCTGGCGCCGATGCTCTGAAAAACATGATTTCAAAACTGAAGGAAGCACTTGAGGGTAAGAATGATAATCCTCTGGATGTCGATCTTTCAGATTTGGAAGGACGAATAAAGAATGTCGACCAGGGGATTGAACAGGAACGTACAGTACAGAAACTGGGTGAAATTCTTGTCGATGAGGGGGCCATTTCTAAAGAAGCTTTGGAGGAAGGACTGAAGAAAAGCGCCGACAATCCTACGAAGAAGCTTGGCGAGACGCTGATTCAGGAAGGGAGTGTCACACCGAAACAGGTTTCGCAGGCGCTGAGGAAACAGGCAGAGCAGGCCTCTGAGATGTCCACCATCAGGGTTGATACACGCAAACTCGATGATCTTATTGATATGGTCGGAGAACTTGTGATCACTCAAACCATGGTACAGCAGGACATCAATAATCAGGATGACGGCAATAAAAATCTGACACGGAACATTGCGCAACTGTTCCGCATTGCTTCAAGTCTACAGAAGATATCGACGAGCCTCCGTATGATTCCCATTAAGCAGACTTTTCAAAGGATGGCGCGCCTTGCCCGGGATGTTTCGAAAAATGTGGGGAAAGTCGTTACCGTTGAGATGGAAGGTGAGGATACGGAACTGGACCGGAACATGGTCGATGAAATTTATAATCCCCTGGTGCACATGATCCGGAACTCCGTGGATCATGGTTTGGAGACCGCCGAGGAAAGATTGCAATGCGGAAAACCTGAAAAGGGTCTGATTCAGTTGAAAGCTTATCACAGGGGTGGAAACTTTGTCGTCGAAATTTCTGATGATGGTCGTGGTTTGAACAAAGAAAAAATCCTGAAGAAGGCCTTGGCAAATCATGTTGTCAATAATGTTGAAGGTCTTACGGACCAGGAAATTTACCGAATGATCTTCCTGCCTGGTTTTTCTACAGCTGAAAAAGTGACGGATGTATCAGGTCGCGGTGTCGGTATGGATGTCGTAAGGCAGGCCATTGAAAAACTGAGGGGTAAAATTGAAATCGAAAGCACACCGGGAAAAGGTACGACGTTTATCGCAAGATTTCCTCTTACCATGGCCATTATCGACGGAATGATCGTCAAGGTGGGTAAAGAGCGATTCATCCTGCCGACGACGGCAATACGTCAGGCTCTGAGACCAACCCGAGAAGCCTATAATCATATTATGGGACAGGGAGAAACCATCAATGTTATGGGACAACTTATGCCCCTGGTCCGAGTCTATGATATTTTCAACATTGAACCGGAAAATGTCAATCCCTGGGATGCGATTCTGATTGTGGTCGAAGGGGCTACGAATGCAAAATGCCTGCTGGTGGATCAGATTATCGGCAAGGCTGAAGTTGTGATTAAAAGCCTGGGAGACGGATTAAAGGATATTGATGGGATATCCGGGGGGGCCATTATGGGAGACGGCCAGATCGGTTTGATCATCGATCCTGAGGGATTGTTTGAACTCAGTGAACGTTGCTGA
- a CDS encoding protein-glutamate methylesterase/protein-glutamine glutaminase — protein sequence MNKIKVLIVDDSAIVRKIFSEELSKYPDIEIVGTAPDPFVARDKIVALRPDVITLDIEMPRMDGLTFLKKLMKHFPIPTIIVSSLTPKGGKLTLEAMEIGAIDAIAKPGSSYSVGDMSGQLVEKIRAASRAKVEKKETQEKNKPGSRESIKALAETTNKVIAIGASTGGTEALKNVLSKMPPNSPGILVVQHMPANFTSAFAERLNGLCHVTVKEAKNNDSVTPGTALIAPGNYHMILRRSGARYYVEVKTGPMVHHQRPAVDILFKSTAKYAGANAIGVILTGMGADGAEGLLEMKQMGASTIAQNEKSCVVYGMPKEAVKMGAVDKIVHLDQIAEEIVRMV from the coding sequence ATGAATAAAATAAAAGTCTTAATTGTTGACGATTCGGCAATCGTCAGAAAAATTTTTTCGGAAGAACTCTCAAAATATCCTGACATTGAGATTGTGGGGACAGCGCCGGATCCCTTTGTAGCCAGAGATAAAATAGTCGCTCTCAGGCCCGATGTGATTACCCTGGACATAGAAATGCCAAGGATGGATGGGTTAACTTTCTTGAAAAAATTGATGAAGCATTTCCCCATTCCCACCATCATCGTAAGTTCTCTTACCCCAAAAGGGGGGAAGTTAACCCTGGAGGCGATGGAAATTGGGGCCATTGATGCTATTGCGAAGCCGGGAAGTTCATACTCCGTTGGTGATATGAGCGGACAATTGGTTGAAAAGATCCGGGCGGCATCGAGAGCCAAGGTCGAAAAAAAGGAAACACAGGAAAAAAATAAGCCGGGTTCCAGAGAATCCATCAAAGCTCTGGCAGAGACTACAAATAAAGTAATTGCCATTGGTGCATCGACAGGCGGAACGGAAGCGTTAAAGAATGTCCTTTCCAAAATGCCCCCGAATTCACCGGGAATTCTCGTCGTTCAGCATATGCCGGCGAATTTTACTTCTGCTTTTGCAGAGCGATTGAACGGTCTTTGTCATGTGACCGTCAAAGAGGCTAAAAACAATGATTCCGTGACTCCCGGCACAGCGCTCATTGCCCCGGGAAACTACCACATGATCTTACGGCGAAGCGGGGCGCGATATTACGTCGAAGTAAAGACAGGTCCGATGGTCCATCATCAAAGGCCTGCTGTTGATATCTTATTTAAATCCACAGCGAAATACGCGGGCGCAAATGCAATCGGCGTGATTTTAACCGGGATGGGCGCGGATGGAGCTGAGGGGCTTTTGGAAATGAAACAGATGGGGGCAAGCACGATTGCTCAGAATGAAAAATCGTGCGTTGTTTATGGAATGCCAAAAGAAGCCGTTAAAATGGGGGCGGTTGATAAAATCGTTCATCTTGATCAGATTGCAGAAGAAATCGTAAGGATGGTGTAG
- a CDS encoding chemotaxis protein CheD has protein sequence MSNFLYPFREKSEGGTAIYGNVAVPYMIKMFLAEGAKEKNLQSQIFGGAAAELFESETVAHENIEIARKVLKKNGIKVISEDVGGRLGRKIVFNTFQNEVLIYKVSTLRSSDWYPYDRQGR, from the coding sequence ATGTCAAATTTCTTATATCCCTTCAGGGAGAAGTCGGAAGGCGGGACTGCAATTTATGGCAATGTGGCAGTTCCATACATGATCAAGATGTTCCTTGCAGAAGGCGCAAAAGAGAAAAACCTGCAATCGCAGATCTTCGGAGGTGCAGCGGCAGAGCTTTTCGAGTCGGAAACGGTTGCTCATGAAAACATTGAGATTGCAAGAAAAGTTTTAAAAAAAAACGGGATCAAAGTGATCTCGGAGGACGTTGGTGGCCGATTGGGTCGTAAGATTGTCTTTAATACCTTTCAGAATGAAGTCCTGATTTATAAAGTCAGTACGCTTCGAAGCAGTGACTGGTATCCCTATGATCGTCAAGGCAGGTAG
- a CDS encoding chemotaxis protein CheX → MREMITTSTFEVFEKMFFNFLEPVEKRAIAYDMAAEIQFKGPFEGAMKMYLSDGLVSSMVQNMLSLSDEEITDSMREDCAREAINMVCGNMLRNYDSSQVFNLSIPTFHKNNQGDLMQIFPESEASLWQAVFDSDGETLGILLQIQSP, encoded by the coding sequence ATGAGGGAGATGATAACGACTTCGACTTTTGAAGTCTTTGAAAAGATGTTCTTTAATTTTCTTGAACCCGTTGAGAAAAGAGCCATTGCATATGACATGGCCGCGGAAATCCAATTTAAAGGCCCTTTTGAGGGAGCCATGAAGATGTATTTGTCAGATGGCTTGGTATCATCCATGGTGCAAAACATGCTCAGTCTTTCGGATGAGGAAATAACAGATTCCATGAGAGAGGACTGCGCCCGGGAAGCCATTAACATGGTTTGCGGGAATATGCTGCGGAACTATGACAGCAGCCAGGTTTTCAATCTCTCCATACCAACGTTTCACAAGAATAATCAGGGGGATCTCATGCAGATATTTCCGGAGTCAGAAGCCAGTTTGTGGCAGGCGGTCTTTGATTCGGACGGAGAAACACTTGGCATCCTTTTGCAGATACAAAGTCCGTAA